One window from the genome of Leucobacter aridicollis encodes:
- a CDS encoding GntR family transcriptional regulator yields MSAESKSERAYRLIRGRIDAGEYMPGYRLVLAPIAAELDMSVVPVREAIRRLEAEQLVTFERNVGAQVSLVKETEYLHTMQTLALVEGSATGLAAPFITKDQLSRARAVNETMRESLTAFDPTRFTELNLEFHAVLFETCPNPHILDLVHRGWNRMKVLRNSSFSFVPGRASESVEEHERILDLIEQGASPLEIELAARAHRTATLDAVLAHSDELKHPVSAA; encoded by the coding sequence ATGAGTGCTGAATCGAAGTCCGAGCGCGCGTACCGCCTTATTAGGGGCAGGATCGACGCCGGCGAGTACATGCCCGGCTACAGGCTCGTGCTCGCCCCGATCGCCGCTGAGCTCGACATGTCGGTCGTGCCCGTGCGCGAGGCGATCCGCCGCCTCGAAGCCGAGCAGCTCGTCACATTCGAGCGGAACGTTGGCGCCCAGGTCTCGCTCGTGAAGGAGACCGAGTACCTGCACACGATGCAAACCCTCGCGCTCGTCGAGGGCTCGGCGACGGGCTTGGCAGCGCCGTTCATCACGAAGGATCAGCTCAGCCGCGCACGCGCAGTCAACGAGACTATGCGCGAATCGCTCACAGCCTTCGACCCGACACGGTTCACCGAGCTCAACCTCGAGTTCCACGCCGTGTTGTTCGAGACCTGCCCGAACCCCCACATCCTCGACCTCGTGCACCGCGGATGGAACCGCATGAAGGTGCTGCGGAACTCATCGTTCAGCTTCGTGCCAGGCCGCGCAAGCGAGTCTGTCGAGGAGCACGAACGCATCCTCGACCTCATCGAACAGGGTGCCAGCCCGCTCGAGATTGAGCTCGCGGCCCGCGCACACCGCACTGCAACTCTTGACGCGGTACTCGCACACTCCGACGAGCTCAAGCATCCGGTCTCGGCCGCGTAA
- the hpaE gene encoding 5-carboxymethyl-2-hydroxymuconate semialdehyde dehydrogenase, whose amino-acid sequence MTHTKPAGLPDKIRHFIDGKFVDSVGGEEFDVLDPVSNETYIQAAAGQQADIDLAVAAARRAFTEGPWPKMLPRERSRILHKVADIVESRDAQLAELESFDSGLPITQAKGQARRAAENFRFFADLIVAQHDDTFKVPGRQINYVNRKPIGVAGLITPWNTPFMLESWKLGPALATGNTVVLKPAEFTPLSASLWGEIFREAGVPDGVFNLVNGFGEEAGDALVKHPDVPLISFTGESSTGSLIFANSAPYLKGLSMELGGKSPAVVFADADLESALDATVFGVFSLNGERCTAGSRILVERSIYDEFVERYAERAKNVVVGLPSDPATEVGALVHPEHFEKVTRYIEIGKTEGRLVAGGGRPDEFPTGNFVSPTVFADVAPDARIFQEEIFGPVVAITPFDTDEEALELANNTKYGLAAYIWTSDLKRAHNFSQSVEAGMVWLNSNNVRDLRTPFGGVKASGLGHEGGYRSIDFYTDQQAVHITLNEAHSPRFGAGK is encoded by the coding sequence ATGACTCACACGAAGCCCGCAGGGCTCCCCGACAAGATCCGCCACTTCATCGACGGCAAGTTCGTTGACTCGGTCGGCGGCGAGGAGTTCGACGTTCTTGATCCCGTATCGAACGAGACCTATATCCAGGCCGCGGCCGGCCAGCAGGCCGACATCGACCTCGCTGTTGCAGCCGCACGCCGCGCGTTCACGGAGGGCCCGTGGCCGAAAATGCTGCCGCGCGAGCGCTCGCGAATCTTGCACAAGGTCGCCGACATCGTCGAGTCGCGCGACGCGCAGCTCGCTGAGCTCGAGAGCTTCGACTCGGGCCTTCCGATCACCCAGGCCAAGGGTCAGGCCCGCCGCGCCGCCGAGAACTTCAGGTTCTTCGCCGATCTCATCGTCGCGCAGCACGACGACACCTTCAAGGTGCCGGGCCGGCAGATCAACTACGTGAACCGCAAGCCGATCGGCGTCGCCGGCCTCATTACGCCGTGGAACACGCCCTTCATGCTCGAGTCGTGGAAGCTCGGCCCCGCGCTCGCAACAGGCAACACCGTTGTACTGAAGCCTGCCGAGTTTACGCCCCTGTCGGCGTCGCTGTGGGGAGAGATTTTCCGCGAGGCTGGCGTGCCCGACGGTGTTTTCAACCTCGTCAACGGTTTCGGTGAGGAGGCCGGCGATGCGCTCGTCAAGCACCCCGACGTGCCGCTCATCTCGTTCACTGGCGAGTCGAGCACCGGCTCGCTGATCTTCGCGAACTCGGCCCCCTACCTGAAGGGCCTCTCCATGGAGCTCGGCGGCAAGAGCCCGGCTGTGGTGTTCGCCGACGCCGACCTTGAGTCTGCGCTCGACGCCACTGTCTTCGGGGTGTTCAGCCTGAACGGTGAGCGCTGCACCGCGGGAAGCCGCATCCTCGTCGAACGCTCAATCTACGACGAGTTCGTCGAGCGGTACGCCGAGCGCGCGAAGAACGTTGTTGTTGGGCTGCCGTCAGACCCGGCGACCGAGGTCGGCGCACTCGTGCACCCTGAGCACTTCGAGAAGGTCACACGGTATATCGAGATCGGCAAGACCGAGGGCCGTCTCGTCGCAGGCGGAGGTCGCCCCGACGAGTTCCCGACGGGCAATTTCGTCTCCCCCACGGTGTTCGCTGACGTCGCGCCCGACGCACGGATCTTCCAGGAGGAGATCTTCGGCCCCGTCGTCGCGATCACCCCGTTCGACACCGACGAGGAGGCGCTCGAGCTCGCGAACAACACGAAGTACGGCCTCGCGGCGTACATCTGGACTTCCGACCTCAAGCGCGCACACAACTTCTCGCAGTCAGTCGAGGCCGGCATGGTGTGGCTGAATTCGAACAACGTGCGCGACCTGCGCACCCCGTTCGGCGGCGTGAAGGCTTCTGGCCTCGGCCACGAGGGCGGCTACCGCTCGATCGACTTCTACACCGACCAGCAGGCCGTGCACATCACGCTCAACGAGGCACATTCGCCGCGCTTCGGCGCTGGCAAGTAA